Proteins co-encoded in one Desulfuromonadaceae bacterium genomic window:
- a CDS encoding DUF3373 domain-containing protein, producing MDDFFTNLFADNYGAFNPENLPPGIPVSSTEQAFAAVATHYPELFSQIGTMMGAFGGGASVGVGYMPMLYPKHAVSDINNDIAYTTRLRLNMKAKVYDNVDFSGRLAMYKGWGDSTGVKVFDSWDAFTQDGTDGGNTTGDFLRVERAYFNWKDIGGTPFYLSIGRRPSTYGSPSQYRENEMRGGTPSGHLVHFNFDGITVGYDLGDILEGMNIRFCYGQGFESEQGNGEMFNNIVTKDTHLGGFNIDILADGTNFIQLTAFAAQDVNDGFKGTFAFPTEFAPLFAPTMNQDMQNFPNMNFVTRYQPSTVIGDMKLIGLGLGREEDNGIKYFASLGYTELKSNGKAGMFGGMGSDNVYKAVGIDTDGDSVNDNFMMVPTNTVADDSAQDGYGVYVGVQVPAPMGKVGFEYNYGSKYWTPFTQAQDDMLGSKLAVRGEVYEAYYIFDVNPRMSIKLGGLFYDYAYTGSGSPVGAPQK from the coding sequence ATGGATGATTTTTTTACTAATCTTTTCGCCGACAACTATGGTGCATTTAACCCGGAAAACCTTCCGCCAGGTATTCCTGTGAGTTCAACTGAACAGGCCTTTGCTGCTGTTGCTACCCACTACCCAGAGCTCTTTAGTCAGATCGGAACCATGATGGGTGCGTTTGGTGGTGGAGCCTCTGTTGGTGTAGGCTACATGCCGATGCTTTATCCCAAGCATGCAGTCTCTGACATCAATAATGATATTGCTTACACCACCCGCCTGCGTCTCAACATGAAAGCCAAAGTTTACGACAACGTTGATTTCTCTGGTCGTTTGGCAATGTATAAAGGGTGGGGCGATTCCACTGGCGTTAAGGTGTTTGATTCCTGGGATGCTTTTACTCAGGACGGTACTGATGGCGGTAACACCACCGGTGACTTCCTCCGGGTTGAGCGTGCCTACTTTAACTGGAAAGATATTGGCGGAACTCCATTTTATCTTTCAATTGGTCGTCGTCCTTCGACTTATGGCTCCCCCAGCCAGTATCGTGAAAACGAAATGCGCGGCGGGACTCCCTCGGGTCACCTGGTTCACTTCAACTTTGACGGCATCACTGTAGGTTACGACCTCGGCGATATTCTTGAGGGTATGAATATCCGCTTCTGCTACGGCCAGGGTTTTGAGTCGGAGCAGGGTAACGGTGAAATGTTTAACAATATCGTGACCAAGGACACGCATCTCGGTGGATTCAATATCGATATTCTTGCCGACGGCACCAACTTTATTCAGTTAACCGCCTTTGCAGCGCAGGATGTCAATGACGGGTTCAAGGGAACCTTTGCTTTCCCAACTGAATTTGCTCCACTCTTTGCTCCAACCATGAACCAGGACATGCAGAACTTCCCAAACATGAACTTTGTCACTCGTTATCAGCCTTCCACCGTTATCGGTGACATGAAGCTCATCGGTCTCGGGCTGGGCCGCGAAGAAGATAATGGTATCAAGTATTTCGCTTCGCTCGGCTATACTGAGCTGAAGTCCAATGGTAAAGCAGGTATGTTTGGCGGCATGGGTTCTGACAATGTCTATAAGGCGGTTGGTATTGACACCGATGGGGACAGTGTCAATGATAACTTCATGATGGTGCCAACCAACACAGTTGCTGATGATTCAGCTCAGGACGGTTACGGTGTCTATGTTGGTGTGCAGGTACCGGCACCGATGGGGAAGGTCGGTTTCGAATATAACTATGGCTCGAAATACTGGACTCCGTTCACCCAGGCGCAGGATGATATGCTTGGCAGCAAGCTGGCTGTACGGGGCGAAGTTTACGAAGCGTATTATATTTTTGATGTCAATCCGCGTATGTCGATCAAACTTGGCGGGCTGTTCTATGACTACGCGTATACCGGCAGTGGTTCGCCGGTTGGTGCGCCACAAAAAA
- a CDS encoding cytochrome c, whose translation MKLSGKIIVSLVLLAFTANLALAIEGGNPKKGKYLFKKNCKVCHEDGAAGGKITPLSKTMKQWDRFFDKKQHDPAAWKDIDDKQMKDINQFLFNHAKDSDQPQTCG comes from the coding sequence ATGAAACTGTCAGGCAAGATTATCGTTTCACTCGTACTGCTTGCATTCACTGCCAATCTGGCTTTGGCCATCGAAGGTGGCAATCCGAAAAAAGGGAAGTACCTGTTCAAAAAAAATTGCAAGGTATGTCATGAAGATGGTGCTGCCGGAGGCAAAATCACTCCATTGAGCAAGACCATGAAACAGTGGGATCGTTTTTTTGACAAAAAACAGCATGACCCGGCTGCATGGAAAGATATCGACGACAAGCAGATGAAAGATATCAATCAGTTTCTGTTCAACCATGCCAAGGATTCCGACCAGCCACAGACCTGTGGTTAA